In a single window of the Aquarana catesbeiana isolate 2022-GZ linkage group LG13, ASM4218655v1, whole genome shotgun sequence genome:
- the MPZ gene encoding myelin protein P0 isoform X2 (The sequence of the model RefSeq protein was modified relative to this genomic sequence to represent the inferred CDS: added 58 bases not found in genome assembly) produces the protein MEAPRNPRHLLALTAIFALTLSPALAIEVYTDREIQSNVGSKVHLSCTFWSSEWISDDISVSWHFQPDNSRDTYSIFHYAKGEAHEDDTGLFKDRIEWVGYPRSKDGSIVIHNLDYSDNGTYTCDVKNPPDVVGKSSYVHLLVYDKAPVRAGMVLGIIIGAALILVIIVALLAYLIRYCWLRRQIRVQRELSALERGKLHKLSKGSKGSRQVRSNAPLLSMLDQTRSFKSTSDKKSKGLGDSRKDRK, from the exons CACTTTCTCCTGCCCTGGCCATTGAAGTATACACTGATCGGGAGATCCAGAGCAATGTGGGGTCAAAGGTCCATCTCTCCTGCACATTCTGGTCCAGCGAATGGATCTCAGATGACATCTCAGTAAGCTGGCACTTCCAGCCGGACAATTCTCGGGACACGTATTCG ATATTCCACTATGCCAAGGGAGAGGCCCATGAAGATGACACGGGCCTCTTCAAAGACCGCATCGAGTGGGTTGGCTATCCAAGGAGCAAAGATGGATCCATCGTCATCCACAACCTGGACTATAGTGACAATGGAACATACACCTGTGATGTGAAGAATCCTCCTGATGTGGTGGGGAAGTCATCCTACGTCCACCTGCTTGTCTATGATAAAG CTCCAGTCCGTGCCGGGATGGTCCTTGGTATCATCATTGGAGCTGCGCTGATCCTGGTAATCATTGTGGCTCTCCTGGCTTACCTCATCCGTTACTGCTGGCTAAGACGACAAATCAGAGTACAGAGGGAGCTCAG CGCGCTGGAAAGAGGAAAGCTCCACAAGTTATCGAAGGGCTCCAAAGGCTCACGACAGGTAAGAAGCAAT GCCCCGCTCCTCTCCATGCTGGACCAGACCCGCAGCTTCAAGTCCACCAGCGACAAGAAATCCAAAGGCCTAGGCGACTCCCGCAAGGATAGGAAGTAG
- the MPZ gene encoding myelin protein P0 isoform X3 (The sequence of the model RefSeq protein was modified relative to this genomic sequence to represent the inferred CDS: added 58 bases not found in genome assembly), translated as MEAPRNPRHLLALTAIFALTLSPALAIEVYTDREIQSNVGSKVHLSCTFWSSEWISDDISVSWHFQPDNSRDTYSIFHYAKGEAHEDDTGLFKDRIEWVGYPRSKDGSIVIHNLDYSDNGTYTCDVKNPPDVVGKSSYVHLLVYDKAPVRAGMVLGIIIGAALILVIIVALLAYLIRYCWLRRQIRVQRELSALERGKLHKLSKGSKGSRQAPLLSMLDQTRSFKSTSDKKSKGLGDSRKDRK; from the exons CACTTTCTCCTGCCCTGGCCATTGAAGTATACACTGATCGGGAGATCCAGAGCAATGTGGGGTCAAAGGTCCATCTCTCCTGCACATTCTGGTCCAGCGAATGGATCTCAGATGACATCTCAGTAAGCTGGCACTTCCAGCCGGACAATTCTCGGGACACGTATTCG ATATTCCACTATGCCAAGGGAGAGGCCCATGAAGATGACACGGGCCTCTTCAAAGACCGCATCGAGTGGGTTGGCTATCCAAGGAGCAAAGATGGATCCATCGTCATCCACAACCTGGACTATAGTGACAATGGAACATACACCTGTGATGTGAAGAATCCTCCTGATGTGGTGGGGAAGTCATCCTACGTCCACCTGCTTGTCTATGATAAAG CTCCAGTCCGTGCCGGGATGGTCCTTGGTATCATCATTGGAGCTGCGCTGATCCTGGTAATCATTGTGGCTCTCCTGGCTTACCTCATCCGTTACTGCTGGCTAAGACGACAAATCAGAGTACAGAGGGAGCTCAG CGCGCTGGAAAGAGGAAAGCTCCACAAGTTATCGAAGGGCTCCAAAGGCTCACGACAG GCCCCGCTCCTCTCCATGCTGGACCAGACCCGCAGCTTCAAGTCCACCAGCGACAAGAAATCCAAAGGCCTAGGCGACTCCCGCAAGGATAGGAAGTAG
- the MPZ gene encoding myelin protein P0 isoform X1 (The sequence of the model RefSeq protein was modified relative to this genomic sequence to represent the inferred CDS: added 58 bases not found in genome assembly), whose amino-acid sequence MEAPRNPRHLLALTAIFALTLSPALAIEVYTDREIQSNVGSKVHLSCTFWSSEWISDDISVSWHFQPDNSRDTYSIFHYAKGEAHEDDTGLFKDRIEWVGYPRSKDGSIVIHNLDYSDNGTYTCDVKNPPDVVGKSSYVHLLVYDKAPVRAGMVLGIIIGAALILVIIVALLAYLIRYCWLRRQIRVQRELSALERGKLHKLSKGSKGSRQAAPFFQAPLLSMLDQTRSFKSTSDKKSKGLGDSRKDRK is encoded by the exons CACTTTCTCCTGCCCTGGCCATTGAAGTATACACTGATCGGGAGATCCAGAGCAATGTGGGGTCAAAGGTCCATCTCTCCTGCACATTCTGGTCCAGCGAATGGATCTCAGATGACATCTCAGTAAGCTGGCACTTCCAGCCGGACAATTCTCGGGACACGTATTCG ATATTCCACTATGCCAAGGGAGAGGCCCATGAAGATGACACGGGCCTCTTCAAAGACCGCATCGAGTGGGTTGGCTATCCAAGGAGCAAAGATGGATCCATCGTCATCCACAACCTGGACTATAGTGACAATGGAACATACACCTGTGATGTGAAGAATCCTCCTGATGTGGTGGGGAAGTCATCCTACGTCCACCTGCTTGTCTATGATAAAG CTCCAGTCCGTGCCGGGATGGTCCTTGGTATCATCATTGGAGCTGCGCTGATCCTGGTAATCATTGTGGCTCTCCTGGCTTACCTCATCCGTTACTGCTGGCTAAGACGACAAATCAGAGTACAGAGGGAGCTCAG CGCGCTGGAAAGAGGAAAGCTCCACAAGTTATCGAAGGGCTCCAAAGGCTCACGACAG GCCGCTCCTTTCTTCCAGGCCCCGCTCCTCTCCATGCTGGACCAGACCCGCAGCTTCAAGTCCACCAGCGACAAGAAATCCAAAGGCCTAGGCGACTCCCGCAAGGATAGGAAGTAG